Proteins found in one Chitinophagales bacterium genomic segment:
- a CDS encoding type II toxin-antitoxin system HigB family toxin, translating to MRIVTYKKIKEFSESHADAETPLNFWYHTVKAMNWENINDLRQDFNSVDYVGNHRFVFNIKGNKYRLVAIISFNARKVYIRFIGTHSKYDKIKDIKNI from the coding sequence ATGCGTATTGTTACCTACAAAAAGATTAAGGAATTTTCAGAATCTCACGCTGATGCTGAAACACCTTTAAACTTTTGGTATCACACTGTAAAGGCAATGAATTGGGAAAACATCAATGATTTAAGACAGGATTTTAATAGTGTTGATTATGTGGGGAACCACCGTTTTGTGTTCAATATCAAAGGGAACAAATACAGGCTAGTTGCCATTATTTCATTCAATGCCAGGAAAGTTTATATCCGATTTATAGGCACGCATTCGAAATATGACAAGATTAAGGATATCAAAAATATCTAA
- the metF gene encoding methylenetetrahydrofolate reductase [NAD(P)H], which produces MKITEYLRKKDGDKTPVSFELLPPMKGRGIESIYNSLDRLMEFNPPFINVTYHRSEYIYKKMPGGFFKKVITRKRPGTVGICAAIMNKYGVQAVPHLTCGGFSVEETEDALIDLHFLGVKNVLAIRGDAAKSEARFTPETGGHAYSSDLVKQIANMNKGIYLEEDLANAIETDFCIGVGGYPEKHFEAPNMNTDLKHLKKKVEMGANFIMTQMFFDNEKFFEFVKACREMDINVPIIPGLKPLTKRRQTTVIPSIFHVDIPDELELEIEKCKDDKAVEQVGKEWCINQSKELVKAGIPCLHFYTMSQSKIVSEIVREAM; this is translated from the coding sequence ATGAAGATTACTGAATACCTGAGAAAAAAAGATGGAGATAAAACGCCCGTTTCCTTTGAGTTACTGCCGCCCATGAAGGGGAGGGGAATAGAATCTATATATAATTCACTGGATCGATTGATGGAATTCAATCCGCCTTTTATCAATGTCACCTATCACAGGTCGGAATATATTTACAAAAAAATGCCCGGTGGTTTTTTTAAAAAAGTAATTACGCGCAAAAGACCGGGAACGGTGGGCATTTGTGCGGCCATCATGAATAAATATGGCGTACAGGCTGTGCCACATTTGACTTGTGGTGGTTTTTCAGTGGAAGAAACAGAGGATGCGTTGATCGATTTGCATTTTCTGGGCGTAAAAAATGTGCTGGCCATTCGAGGCGATGCCGCAAAATCGGAAGCGCGATTTACACCTGAAACCGGGGGGCATGCCTATTCTTCTGATTTGGTGAAGCAAATTGCCAATATGAATAAGGGCATTTATTTGGAAGAAGATTTGGCCAATGCCATAGAAACTGATTTTTGCATTGGTGTGGGTGGATATCCTGAAAAGCATTTTGAAGCACCCAATATGAATACCGACCTGAAGCATTTGAAGAAAAAGGTAGAGATGGGTGCCAATTTCATTATGACTCAGATGTTTTTTGACAATGAAAAGTTTTTTGAGTTTGTAAAGGCTTGCAGGGAAATGGACATCAATGTACCGATTATCCCTGGGCTCAAACCCTTGACCAAAAGGCGACAAACAACGGTAATCCCCAGTATTTTCCATGTGGATATTCCAGATGAATTGGAATTGGAAATTGAAAAATGCAAGGACGATAAAGCCGTAGAACAAGTTGGAAAGGAATGGTGTATCAATCAATCAAAGGAATTGGTAAAAGCGGGAATTCCCTGTCTGCATTTTTATACCATGAGCCAAAGCAAAATTGTGAGTGAGATTGTAAGGGAGGCTATGTAA
- a CDS encoding type II toxin-antitoxin system HicB family antitoxin: MKTIKKGNSIHLPILVEIDEDGMYIVSCPVFKACHSYGKTVDEAIENIKEVIEMCMEEEKPSNLNRFIGFRELELIA; the protein is encoded by the coding sequence ATGAAGACAATAAAAAAAGGAAATTCTATCCACCTTCCTATACTTGTAGAAATTGACGAAGATGGTATGTATATTGTAAGTTGCCCTGTTTTTAAAGCCTGCCATTCCTACGGAAAAACAGTAGATGAAGCGATAGAAAACATTAAAGAAGTTATAGAAATGTGCATGGAAGAAGAAAAACCAAGTAATCTAAATCGCTTTATTGGATTCAGGGAATTAGAATTAATTGCTTAA
- a CDS encoding helix-turn-helix domain-containing protein gives MIQTEKEYKAIVERVEELLQNPDNIETKDSKGYVELNLLSDLVADFEEKYHPVKKPTLADVIKLRMAEMGLNQKRLSELLGISTSRVSEYLNGKSEPTLKVARQISIKLGIDASIVLGV, from the coding sequence ATGATACAAACAGAAAAAGAATACAAGGCCATTGTTGAAAGAGTGGAAGAGCTACTGCAAAACCCTGACAATATAGAAACTAAGGACTCCAAGGGATATGTGGAGTTAAACTTATTGTCTGACCTTGTAGCAGATTTTGAAGAAAAATATCATCCGGTTAAAAAGCCTACTCTTGCTGATGTTATAAAATTACGCATGGCTGAAATGGGCTTGAACCAAAAACGCTTGTCCGAACTTCTTGGAATCAGTACTTCAAGGGTAAGCGAGTACCTGAATGGAAAAAGCGAACCCACTTTAAAAGTGGCAAGACAAATAAGCATTAAATTGGGTATAGATGCTTCTATTGTCTTAGGAGTGTAG
- the metH gene encoding methionine synthase, producing MSKIFSPLKLSGLEPLVLNPDSNFVNIGERTNVTGSRKFLRLIKAGYFDEALTVALDQVEGGAQILDVNMDEGMIDGKEAMVKFLNLIASEPDISRIPVMIDSSKWEIIEAGLKCVQGKAVVNSISMKEGEEKFIEQASLIKKFGAATVVMAFDKKGQADTYQRRIEICKKSYDILTQKVKFPAQDIIFDPNIFPIATGIEEHNNYALDFFKATKWIKENLPGAHVSGGVSNVSFSFRGNNAVREAMHSAFLYHAIKAGMDMGIVNPTMLEVYDNIPKDLLERVEDVLLNRRDDATERLLDFAESYKSEGKVKVKDDAWRKESVEKRLEHALVKGVIEFIEADIEEARQKFDRPIQVIEGPLMDGMNVVGDLFGSGKMFLPQVVKSARVMKKGVAYLLPFIEAEKSEKRQAAGRVLMATVKGDVHDIGKNIVGVVLGCNNYEVIDMGVMVPPEKILAAAKEHNVDIIGLSGLITPSLDEMVHLAKELQKADFDIPLLIGGATTSKMHTAVKIEQNYLNAPTVHVLDASRSVTVVESLLAHKKEAFVKALKAEYEMMRERHKSQQETKNYISLEKARGNRVDIDWEDSQIDVPDNLQQIVFEDFDLKEIAAYIDWTPFFQTWQLKGRYPKIFEDETVGTEAKKLFDDAQDMLQKIIDEKWLIAKATFKLFPANSDGDDVIVYADENREEVKTKLHFLRQQNKKAAGRPNFCLSDFIAPKDSGKADYIGAFAVTAGLNIDAQLEKYKADHDDYNSILLKALADRLAEALAELLHSKVRKEYWGYDGSEQLSNEDLIREKYRGIRPAPGYPACPEHTEKGTLWNLLDVENKVGIQLTESFAMWPAASVSGWYLAHPEAKYFGLGKIGKDQVEDYAQRKGWDLEKAEKWLAPVLNY from the coding sequence GTGAGTAAAATATTTTCCCCATTAAAATTAAGCGGATTAGAGCCATTGGTTTTAAATCCAGATTCCAATTTTGTAAATATTGGTGAGCGTACCAATGTTACCGGATCTCGCAAATTTTTGCGCTTGATAAAGGCCGGTTATTTTGATGAAGCCCTGACTGTCGCACTCGATCAAGTGGAAGGTGGCGCGCAGATTTTGGACGTAAATATGGACGAGGGTATGATCGATGGCAAAGAGGCCATGGTCAAATTCCTAAACCTGATTGCCTCCGAACCGGATATTTCACGCATTCCCGTTATGATAGATTCTTCCAAGTGGGAAATCATAGAAGCGGGACTGAAATGTGTACAGGGAAAAGCAGTGGTCAATTCTATTTCGATGAAAGAGGGCGAAGAAAAATTCATTGAACAGGCATCGCTCATTAAAAAATTCGGGGCTGCTACGGTGGTCATGGCTTTTGATAAAAAAGGACAGGCCGATACTTACCAGCGCAGAATTGAAATTTGCAAAAAGAGCTATGATATTCTTACGCAAAAAGTAAAATTTCCTGCCCAGGACATCATTTTTGATCCCAATATTTTTCCCATTGCTACGGGAATAGAGGAGCACAACAATTATGCTTTGGATTTTTTCAAAGCCACCAAATGGATCAAGGAAAATTTGCCAGGTGCGCATGTAAGCGGTGGCGTGAGCAATGTTTCATTCTCTTTTAGGGGAAACAATGCCGTGCGCGAAGCCATGCATTCCGCATTTTTGTACCATGCCATAAAAGCGGGAATGGATATGGGCATAGTAAATCCAACTATGTTGGAGGTGTATGACAATATTCCCAAGGATTTGCTGGAAAGAGTTGAGGATGTTTTGCTCAATAGACGGGATGATGCTACGGAACGCTTATTGGATTTTGCTGAAAGCTACAAAAGCGAAGGAAAAGTAAAAGTAAAAGATGATGCCTGGCGAAAAGAAAGCGTGGAAAAACGCCTGGAACACGCTTTGGTAAAAGGTGTTATAGAATTTATAGAAGCTGATATTGAAGAAGCCCGCCAAAAATTCGATCGCCCCATTCAGGTAATCGAGGGGCCATTGATGGATGGGATGAATGTGGTAGGTGATTTATTTGGCTCGGGGAAAATGTTTTTGCCCCAAGTCGTAAAGAGTGCGCGCGTAATGAAAAAAGGCGTGGCCTATCTGCTGCCGTTTATTGAGGCTGAGAAATCAGAAAAGCGACAAGCTGCCGGTAGAGTATTGATGGCCACCGTAAAGGGCGATGTGCACGATATTGGAAAAAATATTGTGGGCGTAGTTTTGGGTTGCAATAATTACGAAGTGATTGACATGGGCGTGATGGTTCCGCCCGAAAAAATATTGGCAGCCGCCAAAGAACACAATGTTGACATCATTGGGCTCAGCGGATTGATCACGCCATCCTTGGATGAAATGGTGCATTTGGCCAAAGAATTGCAAAAAGCAGATTTTGACATTCCCCTGCTGATAGGCGGAGCCACTACTTCAAAAATGCACACGGCCGTTAAAATTGAACAGAATTATCTGAACGCCCCTACCGTACATGTGCTGGATGCTTCCCGTTCCGTAACTGTTGTTGAGAGTCTATTGGCGCACAAAAAAGAGGCTTTTGTAAAAGCACTGAAAGCGGAATATGAAATGATGCGGGAACGGCACAAAAGTCAGCAGGAGACGAAAAACTATATCAGCCTTGAAAAAGCAAGAGGAAATAGAGTGGATATTGATTGGGAAGATAGCCAAATTGATGTACCTGATAATTTGCAGCAAATTGTTTTTGAGGATTTTGACTTAAAGGAAATCGCTGCCTATATCGACTGGACGCCTTTTTTCCAAACCTGGCAATTGAAAGGTCGCTATCCTAAAATATTTGAAGATGAAACCGTTGGGACTGAAGCCAAAAAACTCTTTGATGATGCACAGGATATGTTGCAAAAAATCATTGATGAAAAATGGTTGATTGCAAAGGCTACTTTTAAATTGTTTCCAGCCAATAGCGATGGCGATGATGTGATTGTTTATGCCGATGAAAACAGGGAGGAGGTTAAAACAAAATTGCATTTCCTTCGGCAACAAAATAAAAAGGCTGCCGGAAGACCCAATTTCTGTCTATCGGATTTTATTGCACCAAAGGACTCTGGCAAAGCAGATTATATTGGGGCTTTTGCCGTTACGGCAGGCTTGAATATTGACGCACAATTGGAAAAATACAAAGCCGATCACGATGATTACAACAGTATTTTACTAAAAGCACTGGCCGATCGATTGGCAGAAGCATTGGCAGAATTACTGCACTCAAAAGTGCGCAAGGAATACTGGGGCTATGACGGAAGCGAGCAACTCAGCAATGAAGATTTGATTCGCGAAAAATACAGGGGTATTCGTCCGGCACCGGGCTATCCCGCTTGTCCGGAGCATACCGAAAAAGGCACTTTGTGGAATTTGCTGGATGTTGAAAATAAAGTTGGTATTCAATTGACAGAAAGCTTTGCCATGTGGCCGGCAGCATCAGTGAGTGGATGGTACTTGGCGCATCCCGAAGCCAAATATTTTGGATTGGGAAAAATCGGAAAAGATCAGGTAGAGGACTATGCGCAGCGAAAAGGCTGGGATTTGGAAAAAGCCGAAAAGTGGTTGGCTCCTGTTTTGAATTATTAG
- a CDS encoding homocysteine S-methyltransferase family protein — translation MNIKEILKNRILVLDGAMGTMIQRHKLEEEDFRGERFKDHPSSLKGNNDLLSISQPDIIKGIHAAYFESGADIAETNTFSSTSIAQADYQLENLAYELNYESAKIAREVADEFTAKNPDKPRFVAGSIGPTNRTASLSPDVNDPGFRAITFDELVEAYIEQIKGLAEGGADILLVETVFDTLNAKAALFAIQQYFEDSGKELPIMVSGTITDQSGRTLSGQTTEAFLISISHVPLLSVGLNCALGAKQLRPYLQILDKNSEFFVSAHPNAGLPNEFGEYDETPELMANQIKTFLDENLVNIIGGCCGTTPEHIKAIADLAAQYQPRPLPEEKALTA, via the coding sequence ATGAACATTAAAGAAATCCTCAAAAATCGCATACTCGTACTCGATGGCGCAATGGGAACAATGATTCAGCGACACAAGCTGGAAGAGGAAGATTTTCGGGGAGAAAGATTCAAAGACCATCCTTCCTCTTTGAAAGGCAATAATGATTTGCTCTCCATTTCCCAGCCGGATATTATCAAAGGCATTCATGCTGCTTATTTTGAATCAGGAGCCGATATTGCGGAGACCAATACTTTCAGCAGTACTTCTATTGCGCAAGCAGATTATCAATTGGAAAATTTGGCTTATGAGCTGAATTACGAATCGGCTAAAATCGCCCGGGAAGTAGCAGATGAGTTTACCGCTAAAAATCCTGACAAACCGAGATTTGTAGCTGGTTCCATTGGCCCGACCAACAGAACCGCCTCTCTTTCGCCAGATGTGAATGATCCCGGATTTAGGGCCATCACTTTTGATGAATTGGTAGAAGCATATATTGAGCAAATAAAAGGATTGGCAGAAGGCGGTGCGGATATTTTATTGGTAGAAACAGTGTTCGACACCCTAAATGCAAAAGCAGCACTTTTTGCCATTCAGCAATATTTTGAAGACAGCGGAAAAGAGCTGCCCATTATGGTTTCGGGCACAATTACCGACCAAAGCGGCAGAACGCTATCCGGCCAAACGACTGAAGCCTTTTTGATTTCCATTTCGCATGTGCCTCTGCTGAGCGTGGGCTTGAATTGTGCACTGGGCGCAAAACAACTCCGCCCCTATTTGCAAATTCTGGACAAAAACTCAGAATTTTTCGTGAGTGCACATCCCAATGCCGGATTGCCCAATGAATTTGGCGAATACGATGAAACACCGGAATTGATGGCCAATCAAATCAAAACATTTCTGGACGAAAATTTGGTAAATATAATTGGTGGCTGTTGCGGCACCACACCGGAACACATCAAAGCCATTGCGGATTTGGCCGCCCAATACCAACCCAGACCATTACCTGAAGAAAAAGCATTGACAGCGTGA
- a CDS encoding phage holin family protein — translation MSKRKDIVDISSESKELLQRYIRNRMDAYKLDMAERVTKINTFLLIAFFFTFLGYIVLLFLSLAAALQIGDLLNSLPLGFIIMAGVWLLILLGLYAFRKKLIELPMLRWMIALMFQKNQ, via the coding sequence ATGAGCAAGAGAAAAGACATTGTTGACATCAGCAGCGAAAGCAAGGAACTACTGCAACGTTACATCCGCAATCGAATGGATGCCTATAAACTGGACATGGCCGAGCGTGTTACAAAAATAAATACCTTCCTGCTCATTGCGTTTTTTTTCACCTTTCTCGGGTATATCGTTTTGTTGTTTCTATCATTGGCCGCTGCCTTGCAAATAGGAGATTTGCTAAACAGTTTGCCCCTGGGTTTTATCATCATGGCCGGAGTTTGGCTATTGATTTTACTGGGCTTGTATGCCTTTAGAAAAAAACTGATAGAGCTGCCTATGCTGCGCTGGATGATTGCTTTAATGTTTCAAAAAAACCAATAA